The following are encoded in a window of Arthrobacter woluwensis genomic DNA:
- the purU gene encoding formyltetrahydrofolate deformylase produces the protein MIEAPTSYTLTLSCPDRPGIVHAVSGALLTVGCNIADSQQYGSVTTGTFFMRVEVTTSAGADAVRAAIAPVADAFGMRWDVHPVGQKVRTLVLCSTAAHCLNDLLFLHRSGTLPIEIPAIVSNHTDLAPLAEFYGIPFHHIPVTADTKADAERQLLEIIEKEEIELTVLARYMQILSNDLCRELEGRAINIHHSFLPSFKGAKPYHQAHKRGVKLIGATAHYVTADLDEGPIIEQEVIRVSHARTAEEFVQMGRDVEGRTLAQAVQWHAEHRVLLDGTRTVVFN, from the coding sequence GTGATTGAAGCGCCTACGTCATACACGCTGACCCTCTCCTGCCCCGACCGCCCCGGCATCGTGCATGCCGTCTCCGGTGCCCTCCTGACCGTCGGATGCAACATCGCCGACTCGCAGCAGTACGGCAGCGTCACCACCGGCACGTTCTTCATGCGGGTGGAGGTCACGACGTCGGCGGGAGCCGACGCGGTCCGCGCGGCGATCGCCCCGGTGGCCGACGCCTTCGGGATGCGCTGGGACGTGCACCCGGTCGGCCAGAAGGTGCGCACGCTCGTCCTGTGCTCGACGGCGGCCCACTGCCTCAACGACCTGCTCTTCCTGCACCGCTCGGGCACCCTGCCCATCGAGATCCCCGCGATCGTCTCGAACCACACCGATCTGGCGCCGCTCGCCGAGTTCTACGGCATCCCGTTCCACCACATCCCCGTCACCGCCGACACCAAGGCCGATGCCGAACGGCAGCTCCTGGAGATCATCGAGAAGGAGGAGATCGAGCTGACCGTCCTGGCCCGCTACATGCAGATCCTCTCGAACGACCTCTGCCGCGAGCTCGAGGGCCGTGCGATCAACATCCACCACTCGTTCCTGCCGTCCTTCAAGGGCGCCAAGCCGTACCACCAGGCGCACAAGCGGGGCGTGAAGCTCATCGGCGCCACGGCCCACTACGTGACCGCCGACCTCGACGAGGGACCGATCATCGAGCAGGAGGTGATCCGCGTCAGCCACGCCCGCACGGCCGAGGAATTCGTGCAGATGGGCCGCGACGTCGAGGGCCGTACCCTGGCCCAGGCCGTCCAGTGGCACGCGGAACACCGGGTCCTCCTCGACGGCACCCGGACCGTGGTGTTCAACTAA